The Fusarium verticillioides 7600 chromosome 8, whole genome shotgun sequence genomic interval CCCGTGGCGTTTCTTTACGTGCCTGATCACTGGAACGCGGTTCAAAATTGCCTGGCAATAGGTGCGAGCCGTCGGCCAATACACCGACAGTATGCACGTCATCTTAAAAATCGGTCCAAACGACTGGACATGTGTACAAGACTTGTTCACCACCCAATCCCCATTTCACATAAGCTTTCACTCGGCACTGCTACTCCAACATGTATCTATTCGCAAACTAAGCCTTGGTAATTTTGGCATGGAACGCCTTAACAGCATCCAACACCTTCCCATCCGCTTCCAATCCAAGACCATAAGCCCTAGAAACATCAAACCTCGCCGGCCAACTACTTACAATAGCCTCGATAGCCggatctctcttctcctcaatctgCGCAAGCGCCTTCTCACCACCAATCTCTCTCAAAGCATCTAATATCTCCTGCACCGTGACCGTAATGCCTGGCAAGTTGACCACTCTCGAATCACCAAACTTCTCCTTTGGAAcgtccttgatcttgatgaggttcttgatAACTGTAGCAGGACTGCAGACCCAAAGCTCGAGGTCTCTGCTAACGGGTAAAATATTGGGGACTCCTTGGAGAGACTCTCGGACAATGCCTGATGCAAAGCTTGATGCAGCTGCGGAGGGTGCGCCTGGCCGGACGATAACAGTGGGTAAGCGAACAATTCGTCCGTCGAGAAGACCACGACGGGAGTAATCGTTGATCAAAAGCTCCACCAGCAACTTCTGAATGCCATATGAACTCTTGGGCTGAGGAAGCGTGCCAAACTCCGTCACAAGATCCGTCTGACCATAGATAGCGCAAGAGCTAGCAAATATCACTTTCGTACCAGGATATTCAGCCCGTAGCACGTCAAGGATACTTCGCACCGAGTCAacgttgatcttgagtcCTAGGTCCAGATTGGCTTCTGCGCCACCGGACATGAGACCATGGAGGATGTAGACGTGACTGAAGCGATTGGACAGAAGGGATTTGACAACTGATGGGTCTGTTAGGTCTGCTTTGAGGGATGTGACCTGGTTTTCTGCGCCTGAGGGAATGGGGGGTGTTATGATGTCGGTGAGCGTGAAGTGAGCGCTGggcatgtctttgagaagagatgTGATCAGTTCTTGGCCGATGAAGCCACCCCCTCCGGTTATGAGAACGTGGTCTTTTGTTTGAGTCATGATGGGTACTTTTGCAAAGCAAATGTTAGAAATGTGTTGACTATTTGCTAGAGTGTTCCCAAATACTGTCAGTGAAAGTGGATATAATATCTTGATCTTCGCGAGGCTCTCTTTTAACCATATTCTGATGTTTGCAATCTTTTTGCATCGTCACACTACGTCCACTGTTTACACAGATCCCAGTTACTCTAGTGGCAAGCACTGAATACCTGGTCCGCTTGGTGCTGTTATGGGGGCGGTCAGAAATCCTATTGGTTGGGTGGACACTCGCGGATCTTGCACCATGTCTCGGCCGGAAACCAGACCGAGCCAGCGCTAAGACATCGGCTACATGATTACAGCAATTAGGGGGGGTGTTGTACCAGTGTCGGTAtggaagaaggccgaggaaTCGCTTCATTTTAACTTGAGGTGATTAGAGAAAACACTTACTTTGGTGACTGTTTTTATACCATGTTGATATACCTGGCAAGGTAAAATTGGACTGGAGTGTGAGATGACTTCTGGGGTAGTCGACAGACTGCAATATATGTAATATTGATACATAAAGCTGCGGTATTGGCCTTGTATGATGCGGATGGTTTGAAGAGAATTAAACTCGTGAATTTTATCTATTTTGTTAAGAAAGATGAAAGTAGCAGAGGGATGACATCTTCACAGCTCATTTAATGGGAGCATCTAGGAGTATCTGATGTCCAGTCGTGCGTTGCCTATGGGTATGATCTGTAGCTTGGTGTATGGAATTATTCCTTTAGTTCTGAACATTTCTCATTTGGAGCTAACCCAtccctcaacatcatcgatcCTCACATACTTGATATGCTGCCGATGCCAAGTATACGCCACATGCGCAACATCCCTATCcccatccttctcaacataaATACTTGGATAACTCAGCTCCCTGTTTTCCTGCCCCGAGGAACTATTCGTCCCGCAAAAcccatccccatcctcaagcaCACGCTCTCTCCACGTGAGCCCCTCATCCTCCGATATCCCAAGCGTCAACGTCTTTCTCGGCGTTCCCCAAATAGCATCCTTTCCTGTCTTGGTGACTTGATTCGGCCGCTTATCATCCTCAGGCGTGATGTCATCGTATAAGCCTTGTCGCTTGAGGGTATCGGCTGAGGCGTTTGATctgttgaagacgatggcgatgtgGCCTGATGATAAGCGGGCTGCGCAGATACCGCTGTTGGGGTTTGGGAGGGTTAtggcttttggtgtttcCCAGTCGATGCCGTTTGTGGATGTTGAGCGGTAGACGTTGTCTGCCCAGCGGCTGCGGTAGAATGCGACCCAGGTTAAAGAGCCGGATGCTGGGGAGAGGATGTTCATGTGGACTGAGCCAACGCTATCTGGTGCTTGCTTCTCTTTCCATGATGCACCATTGTCATCTGAGTAGAGAAGGCCAGAGATGTCATCACTACCAATCCATCTATGACCAGGTTCGGTGCGACAGTAGAATACTGGCAAGATCCATGTTCCGTcgctgttgatgacgataggctgtctgatgaagatgccagTCACATCAGGGAGTAAACGACTAGCCTCAGACCATGTCCGACCCTGGTCATAAGATGTGCGCTTCAAGATATAGGCGCCATCCTGATTACCCGCATCTTGCGAAGTATGAAGCAACCAGATCTCTCCATTGTGAGGTGCTCTGAACAACACGGGATTTTGACAACTTCTGTTCTCATCAAACGAGATCTTTTGCGGAGTAGTCCAAGACGATGATCCTGGTTCTAGTCGAGACAGCCAGATGCTGATATCAGGCAGTCCTTCTTGTGAACCACCAAACCATGTACACAAAACAGTCTTGTCAGGTAGTTGCAACAAATTTGAAGCATGCGACTGCACCGTCGCCGAGGGAACAGGAATAGTCTGAAGGTTTGGTGACATGGTGAAACGCGGATATTGAGCTGCTTGTAACACTGCAATGAGTCTTGTCTTGGTGGTTAAAAACATCACCTCTTCTACGCGACTTCCCCACGATCTCAGCGGATATTAGCCCGAACATAAACCCACTATGAGTGACTCGCCAACCAATTGGAAGGATGGCCGATtggatggcgttggaggtGAGGGGTTGATGATCACAGTGCAATAATGTGGGGAAGGAAATGTTCGGTGATATCAGCGTTGGTCAGATCTGCGTGAAGATGAGTGGCTTAAAAGCGGCATTTAAAGAGAGATAAAAATAACACAAGACCTATCTAGTAGTAACTTAATCTTTTCTACCAATCCTGCAAGTGCCTCCAAAATGGAATACGTCAGGTAAGCACCTCCACCCGCAGCCAGATCCCGTCCTAACAGCTCAGACTCGGCAACACAggcctcaagatctcaaagGTCATTCTCGGCTGCATGACCTTTGGTTCAAGCTCATGGCAAGGCTCACCCTGGgttctcgatgaagaggatggccTGAAGCTTCTTAAAGCTGCTTATGACCAAGGCATTAATACTTGGGATACAGCTGATACCTACTCCAATGGTGAGTCAGAGGTCATCATTGGCAAGGCcctgaagaagttcaacaTTCCTCGTCAAAAGGTCGTTATTCTGTCAAAGATCTTTAATCCTGTTATGGATGATGGTACAAGACCTGCTAGTATCAATGACGGTCCGCTTGTAAATCAAATGGGGTTGAGTAGGAAGCATGTTTTCCATGCTGTGGATAAGTGTCTTGAGCGTCTTGGAACCGACTACATTGGTAAGCCTTTCTAACCCATTTCATGAGTAACATGCTGACTGTATAGATGTGCTTCAAATCCACCGTCTAGACCGTGAAACACCCCCCGAAGAGATCATGCGCGCTCTTCACGACGTCGTCCAATCCGGCAAGGTCCGCTACATTGGCGCCTCATCGATGTACACCTGGGAATTCGCCCGTCTGCAATACATCGCCCAATCCAAAGGCTGGACCCCCTTCATCTCCATGCAGCCCTTTTACAACCTCCTCTACCGCGAGGAGGAACGAGAAATGCTCCCCTTTTGCGAGGCCACAGGCGTCGGCGTCATTCCCTGGAGTCCCATCGCGCGCGGTCTTCTAGCCAAGCCTCTGTCGagcaagaatgatgaggcGAATCAGTCGATTAGGAGTCAGAGTGATAAGAAGACGGAGACGTGGTTTGCGGATGCGAATTTGGAGATTGTGAATAGGGTTGAGAAAGTTGCTAATGATAAGGGGATTAGTATGGCGCTTGTGGCTACGGCGTGGGTTCTGCAGAAGGGGTGTTATCCGATTTTGGGGTTGAACTCTGAAAAGAGGATTAAGGAGTCTGTGGAAGCGTTGAATGTTAAGTTGACGAAGGAGGAGCTAGAGTACTTGGAGAGCGAGTACCGGCCAAGGAACATTCAGGGTATGTAAGCTTCCGAATAGGAAACATTATAGATAATTCGGGGATAAATACATAGATGAATACCATGTTCAATTTAGACAGTCTTATGTTCCTTCGGTATTTGGAAAGATGGCCATTGACTGCATATACCCATCGACATCGAGGAACGACGGATCAAACCCAAAGATAGGTGATAATCCAAAGGTCGTATCCCATGTAGGCATCGTGCTCCCGTCAATCCCAGTGAACATATCAGGATTAGTGTTATAGACatcctcaagaccct includes:
- a CDS encoding alcohol dehydrogenase translates to MEYVRLGNTGLKISKVILGCMTFGSSSWQGSPWVLDEEDGLKLLKAAYDQGINTWDTADTYSNGESEVIIGKALKKFNIPRQKVVILSKIFNPVMDDGTRPASINDGPLVNQMGLSRKHVFHAVDKCLERLGTDYIDVLQIHRLDRETPPEEIMRALHDVVQSGKVRYIGASSMYTWEFARLQYIAQSKGWTPFISMQPFYNLLYREEEREMLPFCEATGVGVIPWSPIARGLLAKPLSSKNDEANQSIRSQSDKKTETWFADANLEIVNRVEKVANDKGISMALVATAWVLQKGCYPILGLNSEKRIKESVEALNVKLTKEELEYLESEYRPRNIQGM